The proteins below come from a single Natranaerofaba carboxydovora genomic window:
- a CDS encoding helix-turn-helix transcriptional regulator, giving the protein MKFSDRQKKIIKIVKENGPVSGEEIADYLKLKRSTLRPDLSLLTMAGILEARPKVGYFYTGKKIKNTLFEFLKEKQVKKFKSLPVVVTEETSVYDAIVTLFLEDIGSIFVVGEESSLRGVISRKDFLKTTLGDSDLNKMPVGIIMTRMPNVVTIYEEETIYSAIKKMEEFQVDCLPVVKEGKNGDFDVVGRFSKSHVIKMLLEYSES; this is encoded by the coding sequence TTGAAATTCTCTGACAGGCAAAAAAAAATTATCAAGATAGTAAAAGAAAATGGCCCTGTAAGTGGTGAAGAAATAGCTGATTACCTAAAACTAAAACGATCTACCTTACGCCCTGACCTATCATTATTGACTATGGCGGGTATACTTGAGGCTAGGCCTAAAGTAGGCTATTTTTATACAGGGAAAAAAATAAAGAATACTTTATTTGAATTTTTAAAAGAAAAACAGGTTAAAAAATTTAAATCGCTCCCCGTGGTGGTGACAGAAGAGACCAGTGTCTATGATGCAATAGTAACTCTGTTTTTGGAAGATATAGGAAGTATTTTTGTGGTAGGAGAAGAAAGTTCCTTAAGAGGAGTAATTTCTAGAAAAGATTTTTTAAAGACTACCCTGGGTGATAGTGATCTTAATAAGATGCCGGTGGGAATCATAATGACACGAATGCCTAATGTTGTGACTATTTACGAAGAAGAAACCATATATAGTGCTATCAAAAAAATGGAAGAGTTCCAGGTGGATTGTCTACCAGTCGTAAAAGAGGGAAAGAATGGTGACTTTGATGTTGTCGGCAGGTTTAGCAAGAGCCACGTGATTAAAATGTTATTAGAATACAGCGAAAGTTAA
- a CDS encoding pyruvate, water dikinase regulatory protein: MTDIIEENVCYIVSDSIGETAELVVKAVASQFNSDRIELRRIPFVNDTETIKEIVEEAEGFNSIIAYTLVTSELRDIIEREAKGKNITTVDIMGPMMDTFREVFKKNPRQEAGLVRKLDESYFRRVDAIEFAVKYDDGKDPRGILKADVVLIGVSRTSKTPLSMYLANKRLKVANMPLVPEVEPPEELFKIPKRRIIGLTISPDKLNEIRKERLKTLGLKAKANYASMERILEELEFSENFMKKLGCPRIDVSNRAVEETAQSILKMIRESERDE, encoded by the coding sequence ATGACAGATATTATCGAAGAGAATGTATGTTACATTGTATCAGATTCTATAGGAGAAACTGCAGAATTAGTGGTAAAAGCTGTGGCAAGCCAATTCAACTCGGACAGGATTGAACTAAGGCGTATACCATTTGTAAATGACACAGAAACGATCAAAGAAATTGTGGAAGAAGCAGAAGGATTTAACAGTATTATTGCTTATACCCTTGTGACATCAGAACTTAGAGATATTATTGAAAGAGAGGCCAAAGGGAAAAATATTACTACTGTAGATATAATGGGGCCTATGATGGATACTTTTAGGGAGGTATTTAAGAAAAATCCACGACAGGAAGCGGGGCTTGTAAGAAAATTGGATGAATCATATTTTAGAAGGGTTGATGCTATTGAGTTTGCAGTTAAATATGATGATGGGAAAGATCCCAGGGGGATTTTGAAAGCAGACGTTGTACTTATAGGGGTTTCTAGAACTTCAAAAACACCACTTAGTATGTATCTTGCAAACAAAAGATTAAAAGTAGCTAATATGCCACTAGTACCAGAGGTAGAACCTCCAGAAGAGCTTTTTAAGATACCAAAAAGAAGAATAATTGGTCTTACAATTAGTCCAGATAAATTAAACGAAATTAGAAAGGAACGCTTGAAAACTTTAGGGTTAAAAGCCAAGGCTAATTATGCAAGTATGGAAAGAATACTTGAGGAGCTAGAGTTTTCAGAGAACTTTATGAAAAAACTAGGTTGCCCCAGGATTGATGTTAGTAATAGAGCAGTTGAAGAAACTGCTCAATCAATATTAAAAATGATTAGGGAGAGTGAGAGAGATGAATAA